The Streptomyces sp. NBC_00576 genome contains the following window.
CCACGTCCGCGAACTGGAACACGTACCCCTCGTCCGTCGTCAGACCGTCCGGAATGACGACGATCTCGCAGCCGGCGGCCCGCAGCGCGTCGGCCGTGGCACGGTGCACATCGAGCAGGCCACCCGGGTGGCCGGTCGCGAACAGCACCCGCTGCTGTCCGTCGGCCGCCTTGCGCAGCCGGGCCGCCAGCCGCTCCAGCGCGGCGACGGTCAGCTCGGGGTCGATGGTGTCCTGCCCGTACCGGTGTTCGGGATCGTCGTTGACGCCGGCCCGCTCGGCCATCACCGCGAGCACGTCCTGCTCGTCGGTCCAGCGGTCGCCCAGCTCCAGCCCGAGCCAGTAGTGCCGTTCGCCGTTCGCCAGCTTGCGGTAGTGGGAGAGGTTGTTCTCGCGAGGCGTGGCGACATCACCCGCGATGCGGGTTCTGACGAGGTGATCGACAAGCTCGGCGCGGCTGGGAATTGCGGGTATCGGCATGCCTCCCATTGTGAGGCAGACGACACCGCGAGCCCCCGGTGTCCCGACCGCTGGGACGCAGGTCACGCGACCTCGGCACTGCTTCAACCCGGTGACGAGCTCCGAGGAGCGCGCGGCGCCCCAGCCGCTCTACTCTGGCGCGAGAGCGGCTCACCGGGCGCACCATCGAACTTGTATTCGTGGATGGGAATCCATGGATGGGAATCCATACTCGATCCGGTCCCCAGGTCCAGGAAAGAAGGCAGAACGGTATGACCAGCAGTTACGAGACGCCCCGCGGCCCCGTCGACTCGTCGCGCATCCCGAGATACGCCGGTCCCGCGACCTTCGCGCGGCTGCCACGCCTCGACGAGGTCGGCGGACGGACGGATGTCGCCGTGGTCGGGGTGCCGTTCGACTCGGGGGTCTCGTACCGGCCGGGCGCCCGCTTCGGCGGCAACGCGATCCGCGAGGCGTCCCGGCTGCTGCGCCCGTACAACCCGGCACAGGACGCGTCCCCGTTCGCGCTGGCCCAGGTCGCGGACGCCGGAGACATCGCCGTCAACCCGTTCGACATCCACGAGGCCGTCGAGACGGTGGAGGCGGCGGCCGACGAGCTGCTGGGGACGGGCGCGAGGCTGATGACCCTCGGCGGCGACCACACGATCGCGCTGCCACTCCTGCGCTCGGTGGCGAAGAAGCACGGCCCGGTGGCGCTGCTCCACTTCGACGCCCACCTCGACACCTGGGACACCTACTTCGGCGCCGAGTACACGCACGGGACGCCGTTCCGGCGGGCGGTGGAGGAGGGCATCCTCGACACCTCCGCCCTCTCGCACGTCGGCACGCGCGGCCCGCTGTACGGCAAGCAGGACCTGGACGACGACGCGAAGATGGGCTTCGGCATCGTGACGTCGGCGGACGTGATGCGGCGCGGTGTCGACGAGGTCGCCGACCAGCTCCGCCAGCGCATCGGCGACCGCCCGCTCTACATCTCCATCGACATCGACTGCCTCGACCCTGCGTTCGCCCCCGGCACGGGTACGCCGGAGGCGGGCGGTATGACGTCGCGGGAGCTGCTGGAGATCCTGCGGGGCCTGGCGTCCTGCAACCTGGTCTCGGCGGACGTCGTGGAAGTGGCACCCGCGTACGATCACGCCGAGATCACGTCGGTCGCGGCGTCGCACACGGCGTACGAACTGACGACGATCATGTCCCGCCAGATCGCCCAACACAGTACCCAACAGATTGCACAGGCCCGCGGGGACCAGGGCGAGAACGAGGACGGCGAAACGAAGTGACCCACGACCACGACCTGGTGCTGAAGCCGACCCCCGCCCAGACGGAGGCCGCCCTCAATCCGCCCCCCGGCCGCAACGGCGGAGACCTGGTCGTGGAGACGCTGGCCGGACTGGGCACGACGACGGTCTTCGGCCTCCCCGGCCAGCACGCCCTGGGCATCTTCGACGCGCTGCGCCGCTCCGACCTGCGGTACATCGGCCTACGGGTGGAGAACAACGCGGGGTTTGCGGCGGACGCGTACGGCAGGATCACAGGAGAGGCGGCGCCACTCCTCCTGTCGACCGGCCCGGGCGCGCTGACGTCACTGGCGGCGCTCCAGGAGGCGGCGGCGGCTTCGGCCCCCGTCCTGGCGATCAGCAGCCAGATCCCGACGGCCGGGCTGGGCGGCGGCCGACACGGCTACCTCCACGAACTCCCGGACCAGCAGGCCTCGTTCAGGGGCGTGGTGAAGTCGGTTCACACGGTCCGTACGCAGTCCCAGATCCCCTCGGCGATCGCCGACGCCTGGAAGTCGGCGCTCACGGCTCCGCACGGCCCGGTGTGGGTGGAGATCCCGCAGGACGTGCTGACGGCGGAAACCCCGATTCCCGTGGTGACAGGCGGCGACGCCTTCCCGGAAGAACTCCCCCCGCGCCCCGAACTGACGGCGCTGGCAGCCCACTTGCTGTCGAACGCCGAGCGCCCGGCGATCATCGCGGGTGGCGGGGTCGTACGGTCGGACGCGTCGGGCAAGCTGAGGGCGCTGTCGGAGCGTCTCCAGGCACCGGTCGTGACGACGTACGGGGGAAAGGGCGCGTTCCCGTGGAGTCACCCACTCTCCCTCCAGTCCTGGCTGGAGGACAGGCACATGACCGACTTCCTGGAGGACGCGGACGTCCTGCTGGTGGTCGGCTCGGGCCTGGGCGAACTGTCGTCGAACTACCACACGTTCAAGCCGCGCGGCCGGGTCGTCCAAATCGAGGCCGACTTGGGCAAGTTGGAGTCCAATCACCCGGCACTGGGCATCCACGCGGACGCGCGGCTGGCACTGCAGGCGCTACTGGAGACGGTGGTGGTGCGAGAGGACGAGACGGCGGGGGATCGGGTGCGGGGGGTCCTGGACCGGGTGCGGGAGCGCCTTGAAGGGCAGCAACTCACTCTCGAACAGGGCCTGTTGGCGTCGATCCGGACGGCACTCCCGCCCCGGTCGGCCTCCTTCTGGGACATGACGATCCTGTCGTACTGGGCCTGGTCGGCCTTCGACCCGCGCGGCGCCAACACCATGCACTCGGCCCAGGGCGCGGGCGGCCTCGGCTACGCCTTCCCGGCGGCCCTGGGAGCGGCGGTGGCCGACCCGACGTACCCGGTACTCGCGGTCTCGGGCGACGGGGGTGCGCTGTACGGGATCGCGGAACTGG
Protein-coding sequences here:
- a CDS encoding phosphatase → MPIPAIPSRAELVDHLVRTRIAGDVATPRENNLSHYRKLANGERHYWLGLELGDRWTDEQDVLAVMAERAGVNDDPEHRYGQDTIDPELTVAALERLAARLRKAADGQQRVLFATGHPGGLLDVHRATADALRAAGCEIVVIPDGLTTDEGYVFQFADVAVLEHGASLWHTHSGEPMRAILTGLEREGRPLPDLVVADHGWAGYAAQHGIDSVGYADCNDPALFLAEAEGTLQVAVPLDDHVTSPRFYDPLTAFLLNEAELLGE
- the speB gene encoding agmatinase, which gives rise to MTSSYETPRGPVDSSRIPRYAGPATFARLPRLDEVGGRTDVAVVGVPFDSGVSYRPGARFGGNAIREASRLLRPYNPAQDASPFALAQVADAGDIAVNPFDIHEAVETVEAAADELLGTGARLMTLGGDHTIALPLLRSVAKKHGPVALLHFDAHLDTWDTYFGAEYTHGTPFRRAVEEGILDTSALSHVGTRGPLYGKQDLDDDAKMGFGIVTSADVMRRGVDEVADQLRQRIGDRPLYISIDIDCLDPAFAPGTGTPEAGGMTSRELLEILRGLASCNLVSADVVEVAPAYDHAEITSVAASHTAYELTTIMSRQIAQHSTQQIAQARGDQGENEDGETK
- a CDS encoding thiamine pyrophosphate-binding protein — protein: MTHDHDLVLKPTPAQTEAALNPPPGRNGGDLVVETLAGLGTTTVFGLPGQHALGIFDALRRSDLRYIGLRVENNAGFAADAYGRITGEAAPLLLSTGPGALTSLAALQEAAAASAPVLAISSQIPTAGLGGGRHGYLHELPDQQASFRGVVKSVHTVRTQSQIPSAIADAWKSALTAPHGPVWVEIPQDVLTAETPIPVVTGGDAFPEELPPRPELTALAAHLLSNAERPAIIAGGGVVRSDASGKLRALSERLQAPVVTTYGGKGAFPWSHPLSLQSWLEDRHMTDFLEDADVLLVVGSGLGELSSNYHTFKPRGRVVQIEADLGKLESNHPALGIHADARLALQALLETVVVREDETAGDRVRGVLDRVRERLEGQQLTLEQGLLASIRTALPPRSASFWDMTILSYWAWSAFDPRGANTMHSAQGAGGLGYAFPAALGAAVADPTYPVLAVSGDGGALYGIAELATARQYDLNVTWLIVDDGGYGILREYMTDAFGETTGTELARPDFVALAESFGVPGVRTTPETLETDLAKALAEPGPSVVVLPAVLRMFAATHLD